In a genomic window of Methanogenium sp. S4BF:
- a CDS encoding PAS domain S-box protein encodes MTTEWKEKEQIRELLEKSPTGMTITEISATLGMHRNTTAKYLDMLVATGEIDRKRMGPAKAYFPARRMPAGALPLTTPPTRLCLTSRLEVTGATQEAMSLFHIPEGAEFTPNIDIPSPLFRDESFLTKCRDAVAGMPGEYRTTITRNRQQTDLEIHLIPIVFASGAAGCAATFTDITESATAEEQNTWKERYTALSEDLTEWIVHISPSMTIDFANAAFCRHAGRTAERIAGIRFLPAFRADERRHLDSLIGTLLPGGSPVTAEIRAIRRDGSPGWETWTIRALGGIGGPITGYHATGHDITALKHCEEQILQYHQNLEENIQKRTAEMQQANQALMAVLAEKEDLERELLFTRQAFDQASDSILLFSRDGSICQTNRTAEELLGYRREELADCTVFDVNPSLTREAWDRMWSEPEPGRKERTISVHRRRDGTIFDVDLSRTFVKADNEMYFCSIAREIERDPK; translated from the coding sequence ATGACAACCGAATGGAAAGAAAAAGAGCAGATCCGGGAGTTGCTTGAGAAATCACCCACAGGGATGACAATCACCGAGATCTCCGCCACCCTCGGTATGCACCGCAACACCACGGCGAAGTACCTGGACATGCTGGTCGCTACCGGAGAGATCGACCGGAAACGGATGGGACCGGCAAAGGCATATTTTCCTGCACGGCGGATGCCGGCGGGTGCCCTCCCCCTCACCACCCCACCCACACGCCTCTGTCTGACGTCCCGCCTGGAGGTGACCGGGGCCACGCAGGAAGCCATGAGCCTCTTCCACATCCCGGAAGGGGCCGAATTCACACCCAATATTGATATCCCATCCCCTCTCTTCCGGGATGAATCCTTCCTTACCAAATGCCGGGATGCAGTAGCAGGCATGCCGGGAGAATACCGCACCACCATCACCCGAAACCGGCAGCAGACCGACCTGGAAATCCACCTCATCCCCATCGTATTTGCGAGCGGTGCCGCAGGCTGTGCCGCCACATTCACCGACATCACCGAAAGCGCCACCGCAGAAGAGCAGAATACCTGGAAAGAACGCTACACCGCACTCAGCGAAGACCTCACCGAATGGATCGTCCACATCTCCCCTTCAATGACCATTGACTTCGCAAACGCCGCATTCTGCCGTCATGCAGGACGCACAGCCGAACGTATCGCAGGCATCAGGTTTCTGCCGGCATTCAGGGCAGATGAACGCCGCCACCTCGACTCCCTCATCGGCACCCTTCTGCCCGGAGGCAGCCCGGTGACAGCAGAAATCCGCGCCATCCGCCGGGACGGATCTCCCGGCTGGGAAACATGGACCATCCGGGCACTCGGCGGAATTGGCGGCCCAATCACCGGCTATCATGCCACAGGACATGATATCACGGCACTCAAGCACTGCGAGGAGCAGATCCTGCAGTATCACCAGAACCTCGAAGAAAATATCCAGAAGAGGACCGCAGAGATGCAGCAGGCAAACCAGGCACTTATGGCCGTCCTTGCGGAGAAAGAAGATCTGGAACGTGAACTGCTTTTTACCCGCCAGGCCTTTGATCAGGCCTCAGACTCCATCCTCCTCTTCAGCCGTGACGGCAGCATCTGCCAGACAAACCGGACCGCAGAGGAGCTTTTAGGCTACCGGAGAGAAGAACTCGCAGACTGCACCGTCTTTGACGTCAACCCATCCCTCACCCGCGAGGCATGGGACAGGATGTGGAGCGAACCGGAACCCGGCAGAAAAGAGCGGACAATATCCGTTCACCGCAGGCGTGACGGGACCATCTTTGATGTCGACCTCTCCCGGACCTTTGTGAAGGCAGACAATGAGATGTACTTCTGCTCAATTGCACGGGAAATCGAGAGAGACCCAAAATAA
- a CDS encoding PAS domain S-box protein — MMYMRILYIDDDEQFLHAAERCLSDSGGFSVDFTLSSADALLKLHDAGYDAIISELAPPAKDGMDVLRAIRLAGDCTPFIVLTAAGGEATVIEALNAGADQYFRKGDDPEAQMGALAGAVRRLVAKKMACCPPVPLQSELRMVLDSSDDPTVFTGLDRVIVWANRSFYIAHGVDEHHAVGRHCYEVLWGRDAPCTRCRIPKVIASGRAVSAEVTHPDGGSYLVTTSPVTDDRGGICGFVERGTDISVVKASQEAVRQEREKYNLLFQSANDMIYLHTLVMPGGIPGQILEANDAASRRMGYSREELLGMMVSDLNDPDMDVHLGSLLSEIGGKGRFIFEWRHVTKEGEILPVEVSVNVFQMNGVPVALSIVRDITERKGAERALRVREQEYRDLVENINEVIFRLDLNGNFTYVSPAINRLVGGAGYCPSELIGRNFIEFIHPEDRHRLEGHFHERLSGITKKSTFRLLTDAGSVRWVLESSRPLRENGVVVGIQGVFLDITDLKMMDAALKKANKKLNILSSITRHDILNQITSMNLYLELIEGDAADSEKLREFFEAAEGIMANLERIITFTRDYEDLGVNEPEWQDIGAVISREAESFAGVITVNNGVRDLAVYADRMLGKVFANLIGNSVMHGGTVHGVTVSFEGRGNGGCIIVADDGVGVPGDMKERIFLKGVGKNTGFGLFLSREILDLTGMLIRECGVPGSGACFEILVPEGKFRSLSTE; from the coding sequence ATGATGTACATGCGTATCCTCTATATTGACGATGATGAACAGTTCCTCCATGCGGCTGAACGATGCCTCTCTGACTCAGGGGGATTTTCTGTCGATTTCACATTGTCGTCTGCTGATGCGCTCCTGAAACTGCATGATGCCGGATATGATGCCATCATCTCGGAACTTGCACCTCCTGCCAAAGACGGAATGGATGTTTTAAGGGCCATCCGTCTGGCAGGTGACTGCACTCCCTTCATTGTTCTCACTGCTGCCGGCGGAGAGGCGACTGTCATTGAGGCCCTGAATGCGGGAGCGGATCAGTACTTCAGGAAAGGGGATGATCCTGAGGCGCAGATGGGGGCACTTGCGGGGGCTGTCCGCAGGCTGGTGGCGAAGAAAATGGCCTGCTGTCCTCCGGTGCCGCTCCAGTCTGAGCTGCGGATGGTTCTGGACTCATCGGATGATCCGACGGTCTTCACCGGGCTGGATCGTGTCATTGTCTGGGCGAACCGGTCTTTTTACATTGCTCACGGCGTGGATGAACATCATGCTGTCGGCAGGCACTGCTATGAGGTGCTCTGGGGAAGGGATGCGCCCTGCACCCGGTGCCGAATCCCGAAGGTCATCGCATCCGGCAGGGCTGTGTCTGCTGAAGTCACTCATCCGGACGGGGGGTCATATCTGGTCACGACCTCTCCTGTTACTGACGACCGGGGTGGGATATGCGGGTTTGTTGAGAGGGGTACGGATATCTCTGTGGTAAAGGCATCACAGGAGGCCGTCCGGCAGGAGAGGGAGAAATACAATCTGCTGTTTCAGTCGGCCAATGATATGATCTATCTGCATACCCTGGTGATGCCGGGGGGGATTCCCGGGCAGATTCTGGAGGCCAATGATGCTGCGTCCCGGAGGATGGGCTATTCGCGGGAAGAACTCCTGGGGATGATGGTTTCTGATCTCAATGATCCGGATATGGATGTGCATCTTGGTTCTCTCCTCTCTGAAATTGGCGGGAAGGGCCGTTTTATCTTTGAATGGCGGCACGTAACGAAGGAAGGGGAGATTCTGCCCGTTGAGGTGTCGGTGAATGTCTTTCAGATGAATGGGGTGCCTGTCGCCCTCTCAATTGTCCGGGATATCACAGAGCGTAAAGGGGCGGAGCGGGCTCTCCGGGTGCGTGAACAGGAATATCGGGATCTTGTTGAAAATATCAATGAGGTTATTTTCCGGCTGGATCTGAATGGTAATTTTACCTATGTCAGCCCGGCAATTAACAGGCTGGTCGGGGGGGCGGGCTATTGCCCCTCTGAGTTGATCGGCAGAAATTTCATAGAATTCATCCATCCTGAAGACCGGCACCGGCTGGAGGGGCATTTCCATGAGCGCCTCTCCGGGATTACAAAAAAGTCGACGTTCCGGCTGTTGACAGATGCCGGGTCTGTCCGGTGGGTGCTGGAATCCAGCAGGCCCCTCCGGGAAAACGGTGTGGTGGTGGGTATCCAGGGGGTGTTCCTTGATATCACTGATCTCAAAATGATGGATGCTGCCCTGAAGAAGGCAAACAAGAAACTGAATATTCTCTCCAGCATTACGCGCCATGACATTCTGAATCAGATTACTTCAATGAATCTGTATCTGGAGCTGATTGAGGGTGATGCTGCTGATTCTGAAAAACTGCGGGAATTTTTTGAAGCGGCGGAGGGGATTATGGCCAATCTGGAGCGGATCATCACCTTTACCCGTGATTATGAGGATCTCGGGGTGAATGAACCTGAATGGCAGGACATCGGTGCTGTCATCAGCCGTGAAGCAGAATCGTTTGCCGGTGTGATCACGGTCAATAATGGGGTGCGGGATCTTGCCGTCTATGCCGACCGCATGCTGGGGAAGGTCTTTGCCAATCTTATCGGAAATTCCGTGATGCACGGGGGCACGGTGCATGGGGTCACGGTCTCATTTGAGGGGCGCGGGAATGGGGGGTGCATTATCGTTGCCGATGATGGCGTGGGCGTCCCCGGGGATATGAAGGAGAGAATATTCTTAAAGGGTGTGGGGAAAAATACCGGATTCGGGCTTTTCCTGTCGCGGGAAATTCTTGATCTGACAGGGATGCTGATACGGGAATGTGGTGTGCCGGGCAGTGGGGCCTGCTTTGAGATACTGGTTCCGGAAGGTAAATTCAGGTCTCTCTCCACTGAGTGA
- a CDS encoding DUF6141 family protein: MKVDDMREGDIFSEVQWFRTAMLVMVVWAAALLVWYGFYLQIVAGIPFGGNPGPDWLMWVLLAAFGIGMPVFFLLLRLEVRVGGGRLSYRVYPVHLQFRDVNCLGIAAAESVSYRPLRDYGGWGIRWGKRGAAYMVSGNRGVCVSLSDGTSFLIGSQRADELAAALSCCISG; this comes from the coding sequence ATGAAGGTAGATGATATGCGTGAGGGCGATATTTTTTCAGAAGTGCAGTGGTTTCGGACCGCCATGCTCGTGATGGTGGTCTGGGCTGCCGCGCTGCTCGTCTGGTACGGGTTTTACCTCCAGATTGTTGCAGGCATCCCTTTCGGGGGCAATCCCGGCCCGGACTGGCTGATGTGGGTGCTCCTTGCGGCCTTTGGCATCGGTATGCCGGTATTCTTTCTTCTCCTCCGGCTTGAGGTGAGGGTCGGGGGTGGCCGCCTCTCTTACCGCGTGTACCCGGTGCATCTGCAGTTCCGGGATGTTAACTGCCTCGGGATTGCAGCTGCTGAATCTGTGTCATACCGGCCGCTGCGGGATTATGGCGGCTGGGGCATCCGGTGGGGAAAGAGAGGGGCTGCGTATATGGTCTCCGGGAACCGTGGGGTCTGTGTCTCTCTTTCAGACGGCACGTCTTTTCTCATCGGGTCACAGCGGGCGGATGAGCTTGCTGCTGCGCTTTCCTGCTGTATTTCCGGATAA
- the infB gene encoding translation initiation factor IF-2, with protein MAKKKKTGSEAPSSIRTPVVCVLGHVDHGKTSLLDRIRGSSVVDREAGAITQHIGATIVPLDAIRKMSGTSDAVEFDVPGLLFIDTPGHHAFTTLRSRGGALADMAILVVDINDGFQPQTKEALQILRNYRTPFVIAATKIDRIHGWRVQENAPFMKTYAAQNERVQGMIETKTYELVGELSEMGFNCDRFDRVRDFARNIAIVPVSGITGEGLPDLLMVMVGLAQRYLTENLTLSTTGPGYGTVLEVKEERGLGTTLDVILIDGQLNVGDEIVVGGERGVIETKIRSLLKPRPMQEILTEDRFERVKQVTAASGIKVSAPKLEGAIAGSPLRVVQGNRDEIIDAVTHEMEDIQVTLSEEGVFIKADTIGALEALSKELEENEIPIMHAEVGPVSRHDIVEVSTIRDPLYSVILAFNTTILPDAIDTLAEHAMGHVHLFESDVIYHLIDDYMDWEKETRRLMHKESFEKLILPAKITLLPDCVFRQSNPAVVGVRVVAGKLQAGVNLVLPSGKRIGRIKQMKMGQENISEANQGAEVAISIEGPTVGRQIDVGDDLYVEIPEHHVKVLEGEMTTHLTGGMIDILEEYTRIRRKERPFWGK; from the coding sequence ATGGCAAAAAAGAAGAAGACAGGATCAGAGGCCCCATCATCCATTCGTACACCAGTGGTTTGTGTACTGGGGCATGTGGACCATGGAAAGACATCACTGCTGGACCGCATCAGGGGCTCCTCAGTGGTGGACCGTGAGGCAGGAGCCATCACCCAGCATATCGGGGCAACGATTGTGCCGCTGGATGCAATCCGCAAGATGAGCGGCACCAGCGATGCAGTGGAGTTTGACGTACCCGGACTACTGTTTATCGACACGCCGGGCCACCACGCCTTCACCACGCTGCGCTCCCGGGGCGGGGCACTGGCAGACATGGCCATCCTCGTAGTGGACATCAACGACGGGTTCCAGCCGCAGACCAAAGAGGCGCTCCAGATCCTCAGGAACTACCGGACCCCCTTTGTGATCGCCGCCACAAAGATCGACCGGATCCACGGCTGGCGGGTGCAGGAGAATGCACCGTTCATGAAGACCTATGCGGCCCAGAACGAACGGGTCCAGGGGATGATAGAGACAAAGACCTACGAACTGGTCGGTGAACTATCGGAGATGGGGTTCAACTGCGACCGCTTTGACCGCGTGAGGGACTTTGCCCGCAATATCGCAATTGTTCCGGTCTCAGGCATCACCGGCGAAGGCCTCCCCGACCTCCTGATGGTGATGGTCGGCCTCGCACAGCGGTACCTGACGGAAAACCTCACCCTCTCCACCACGGGGCCCGGATACGGTACGGTTCTGGAGGTGAAAGAGGAGCGCGGCCTCGGGACCACCCTTGATGTCATCCTCATTGACGGGCAGCTGAACGTAGGCGACGAGATCGTCGTAGGCGGAGAACGGGGCGTTATCGAGACCAAGATCCGGTCCCTGTTAAAACCCCGCCCCATGCAGGAGATTCTCACAGAAGACCGCTTTGAGCGGGTAAAGCAGGTGACCGCCGCATCCGGTATCAAGGTATCCGCTCCGAAACTGGAGGGAGCCATCGCCGGTTCACCGCTCCGCGTGGTGCAGGGCAACCGTGATGAAATCATCGATGCCGTCACCCACGAGATGGAGGACATACAGGTGACCCTCTCTGAGGAGGGAGTATTCATCAAGGCAGACACCATCGGCGCCCTGGAGGCACTCTCCAAGGAGCTGGAGGAGAACGAGATCCCCATCATGCATGCAGAGGTCGGCCCGGTATCCCGGCACGACATCGTGGAGGTCTCGACCATCAGAGACCCCCTGTACTCCGTAATCCTCGCCTTCAATACCACCATCCTCCCGGATGCCATTGACACTCTCGCCGAGCACGCCATGGGCCATGTGCACCTCTTTGAGTCAGACGTCATCTACCACCTCATCGACGACTACATGGACTGGGAAAAGGAGACACGACGCCTCATGCATAAGGAGAGTTTTGAGAAACTCATCCTCCCGGCAAAGATCACCCTCCTCCCCGACTGTGTCTTCCGGCAGTCCAATCCTGCAGTGGTGGGAGTGCGTGTCGTGGCCGGAAAACTGCAGGCAGGTGTCAACCTTGTCCTCCCGTCAGGGAAGAGAATCGGACGGATTAAACAGATGAAGATGGGGCAGGAGAATATCAGCGAGGCAAACCAGGGTGCGGAAGTGGCAATCTCCATTGAAGGTCCGACGGTCGGCCGCCAGATTGACGTGGGGGATGACCTCTATGTCGAGATACCCGAACACCATGTCAAGGTCCTCGAGGGCGAGATGACCACCCACCTCACCGGCGGCATGATCGACATTCTTGAGGAGTATACGCGAATCCGACGAAAGGAACGGCCTTTCTGGGGCAAGTAA
- a CDS encoding 30S ribosomal protein S6e, which produces MADFKVVLSDPQEGISYKVEATAGMAGALIGKSVGDIIPGDALGFAGYQIAITGATDKTGIPARRDLPGLTRRRLLLANGVGFHPTYPGQRRRMSIRGAEINGDFVQINAKVVEYGEKSLKDYFAPAAEEQAE; this is translated from the coding sequence ATGGCAGACTTCAAAGTAGTTCTCTCAGATCCACAGGAGGGCATTTCATACAAGGTTGAGGCAACCGCCGGCATGGCAGGTGCACTCATTGGCAAGAGCGTTGGCGACATCATCCCGGGCGATGCACTCGGATTTGCAGGATACCAGATCGCAATCACCGGGGCAACCGACAAGACCGGCATCCCTGCACGCCGTGACCTCCCCGGACTTACCCGGAGAAGACTCCTCCTCGCAAACGGTGTCGGCTTCCACCCAACCTACCCAGGTCAGCGCAGAAGAATGAGCATCCGTGGCGCAGAGATCAACGGAGACTTTGTCCAGATCAATGCAAAGGTTGTTGAGTACGGCGAAAAGAGCCTGAAGGACTACTTTGCACCCGCTGCTGAAGAGCAGGCAGAGTAA
- a CDS encoding DUF2240 family protein, whose protein sequence is MALRTAVAAPFRHMHRDRLRRPEFIYFLAIDRRWMSRDQAGSLIAIALREGLLREEGGVLVPSFNPAEVEIPLGFRPSEDIFQQSENYCETLMVRIAETRGISQQNVAAEMHALISDGFDGRLLPEAGVVILARKYGVPFEDLVEKLRDSLSGPGC, encoded by the coding sequence GTGGCTCTGCGGACGGCTGTCGCGGCGCCATTCCGGCATATGCACCGGGATCGGCTGCGCCGCCCTGAATTTATTTACTTCCTCGCCATCGACCGGCGCTGGATGAGTCGAGACCAGGCGGGGTCACTTATCGCCATTGCCCTTCGTGAAGGCCTTCTGCGTGAGGAGGGAGGGGTGCTGGTCCCTTCCTTTAACCCTGCAGAGGTGGAGATTCCGCTGGGATTCCGGCCTTCAGAAGATATCTTTCAGCAGAGTGAGAATTATTGTGAGACTCTGATGGTCCGCATCGCTGAGACGCGGGGGATCTCGCAGCAGAATGTGGCAGCAGAGATGCATGCCCTCATCAGCGACGGGTTTGACGGACGTCTCCTCCCGGAGGCGGGTGTGGTAATCCTTGCCCGGAAATACGGGGTGCCATTTGAGGACCTCGTTGAAAAACTGCGTGATTCACTCAGCGGTCCGGGCTGCTGA
- a CDS encoding 30S ribosomal protein S8e, whose protein sequence is MQWHGRSVRKETGGRIRYARSKRRSEIGSAPADSHIGEDRRKIVRTLGANQKIRVLRAQYANVANPKNGETRRVAIETVDKNAANPNYVRRNLLTKGAIIKTEIGEARIVSRPGQDGVINAVLI, encoded by the coding sequence ATGCAGTGGCATGGCAGATCAGTTCGGAAAGAAACCGGTGGCAGAATCCGGTACGCACGGAGTAAGAGGAGAAGCGAGATCGGCAGCGCACCTGCTGATTCGCATATTGGCGAGGACCGCAGGAAAATTGTCCGCACACTGGGAGCAAACCAGAAGATCCGGGTGCTGCGTGCACAGTACGCAAATGTGGCCAACCCAAAGAACGGTGAAACCCGCCGTGTGGCGATTGAGACTGTTGACAAGAATGCTGCTAATCCAAACTACGTGCGGCGAAACCTTCTCACGAAGGGTGCCATTATCAAAACCGAAATCGGTGAGGCACGTATCGTAAGCAGACCTGGTCAGGACGGCGTTATCAACGCTGTGCTCATCTAA
- the hypB gene encoding hydrogenase nickel incorporation protein HypB, producing the protein MHHIDVSIEKDIFDANNRLAAKNHDILAAAGIRAFDLLGAIGSGKTSLVEQLVPLLKKRGLNVGAIAGDVYGDDDFQRIVATGAPAVNANTGKECHLDAHLVHHAIDHLPLDEIDILFIENVGNMVCPTDFALGAEKRIVVVSTTEGDDVANKHPMMFRESSMAVINKVDLAEYVGCNVDRLESDIHRYNPEMPVFRTNMKTGDGMEALLDEILR; encoded by the coding sequence ATGCACCACATCGACGTCAGTATCGAAAAGGACATCTTTGACGCAAACAACCGCCTTGCTGCAAAGAATCATGACATACTTGCTGCAGCAGGCATTCGTGCGTTTGACCTTCTCGGTGCCATCGGGTCCGGGAAGACCTCTCTTGTGGAACAGCTGGTGCCTCTGCTGAAAAAACGGGGGCTGAATGTAGGGGCCATCGCAGGCGATGTCTATGGGGATGACGACTTCCAGCGGATCGTTGCAACCGGCGCGCCGGCAGTGAATGCAAATACCGGCAAGGAATGCCATCTGGATGCCCACCTTGTGCACCATGCCATTGACCATCTCCCGCTGGATGAGATTGACATACTCTTTATTGAAAATGTAGGGAACATGGTCTGCCCGACTGACTTTGCCCTTGGTGCAGAGAAGCGCATTGTAGTGGTCTCCACCACTGAGGGTGACGATGTCGCAAACAAGCACCCGATGATGTTCCGTGAGAGTTCCATGGCTGTCATCAACAAGGTGGATCTGGCAGAATATGTTGGATGTAACGTGGACAGGCTGGAGTCTGATATTCACCGGTACAACCCTGAGATGCCGGTATTCCGGACTAATATGAAGACGGGTGACGGGATGGAAGCCCTTCTCGATGAGATACTCCGCTGA
- a CDS encoding signal recognition particle subunit SRP19/SEC65 family protein — MNPERTLYPCYFDSALTRRQGRRVPREMAREAPQIRAIHKAAKRAGLSARIDEGTAHPAHWQKKDGRVIVEWKGSKEELMKKIATKF, encoded by the coding sequence ATGAATCCTGAGCGGACACTCTACCCGTGTTACTTCGATAGTGCCCTCACCCGCAGACAGGGCCGCCGCGTACCCCGGGAGATGGCACGGGAAGCCCCCCAGATCAGGGCAATCCACAAGGCCGCAAAGAGGGCCGGCCTCTCGGCACGGATTGACGAGGGAACCGCCCACCCTGCACACTGGCAAAAAAAGGATGGCAGGGTCATCGTCGAATGGAAGGGAAGCAAGGAAGAGCTGATGAAAAAAATCGCAACGAAGTTCTGA
- a CDS encoding histidinol phosphate phosphatase domain-containing protein: MYDLHTHTIFSDGELLPAELIRRAAVLGYQTIGITDHADRSNITSLVHALDPMRETARTYGIRLLVGVEITHVPPGEISVLAREARDKGADIIIVHGETTMEPVAPGTNAAACACADVDVLAHPGLISPADARLARENQVALEITARGGHNRTNGHVVCVAREEQCLLAVNSDTHAPSDLMRMAERMQVARGAGLTEVESVAILSGKNLPFL, encoded by the coding sequence ATGTATGATCTCCACACCCATACGATCTTCTCTGACGGGGAACTGCTTCCGGCCGAGCTTATCCGCCGGGCGGCAGTGCTGGGATACCAGACGATCGGCATCACTGATCATGCCGACCGCTCAAACATCACCTCGCTTGTGCACGCCCTCGACCCGATGCGCGAGACGGCCCGGACATACGGGATCCGCCTCCTTGTCGGCGTAGAAATAACCCATGTGCCCCCGGGGGAAATATCCGTCCTTGCGCGTGAAGCACGCGATAAAGGAGCAGACATCATCATCGTACACGGAGAGACAACCATGGAGCCCGTTGCGCCGGGAACCAATGCCGCAGCCTGTGCCTGTGCAGATGTTGATGTACTGGCCCATCCCGGCCTCATATCACCCGCAGATGCCCGCTTAGCCCGTGAAAATCAGGTAGCACTGGAGATCACGGCAAGGGGCGGACATAACCGGACCAACGGTCACGTGGTCTGTGTGGCACGGGAAGAGCAATGCCTGCTTGCAGTTAATTCAGATACCCACGCACCCTCTGACCTGATGAGGATGGCGGAGCGGATGCAGGTTGCACGGGGCGCGGGCCTCACCGAAGTCGAGAGCGTTGCAATTCTCTCCGGGAAGAACCTTCCCTTCCTTTAG
- a CDS encoding RNA-binding protein, which translates to MKVVGQIRNISGKNCAVVAIDAGQLPRLHSEVVDRQSKPVGKLVEVFGNIKTPYALVVCKGQCKCSVGDQLYTE; encoded by the coding sequence ATGAAGGTTGTTGGTCAAATCAGAAATATTTCAGGCAAAAACTGTGCTGTCGTCGCTATTGACGCAGGACAGCTGCCACGCCTCCACAGTGAGGTTGTTGACCGGCAAAGCAAACCTGTCGGAAAACTGGTAGAAGTGTTTGGCAATATCAAAACACCGTATGCCCTTGTTGTCTGCAAAGGCCAGTGCAAATGCAGTGTGGGTGACCAGCTGTATACCGAATAA
- a CDS encoding transcription initiation factor IIB, with the protein MQEIEKLKQLQSQRETLRKRTTEAQEAVASRTEETTKTVCPECGSRQLVQDNERAELVCQNCGLVLDDEVIDRGPEWRAFDHDQRMKRSRVGAPMTFTIHDKGLSTMIDWRNRDSYGRAISSKNRAQLYRLRKWQRRIRVSNATERNLAFALSELDRMASALGLPRNVRETAAVVYRDAVDKNLIRGRSIEGVAAAALYAACRQCNVPRTLDEIAEVSRVSRKEIGRTYRFISRELGLKLLPTSPIDYVPRFCSGLNLKGEVQSRAVEILRQAGERELTSGRGPTGVAAAAIYISSILGGERRTQREVAEVAGVTEVTIRNRYKELAEKLDIEIIL; encoded by the coding sequence ATGCAGGAAATTGAAAAACTAAAACAACTCCAGTCCCAGCGGGAGACACTCAGAAAAAGAACCACAGAAGCACAGGAGGCAGTTGCATCACGGACAGAAGAGACAACAAAGACTGTCTGTCCGGAGTGCGGCAGCCGCCAGCTTGTCCAGGACAACGAACGTGCCGAACTGGTATGCCAGAACTGTGGTCTGGTTCTCGATGACGAAGTCATTGACCGCGGCCCCGAATGGCGTGCTTTCGATCATGACCAGCGGATGAAGCGGTCACGTGTCGGTGCACCGATGACCTTTACCATTCACGACAAAGGTCTCTCCACGATGATTGACTGGCGGAACCGTGACTCATACGGCCGTGCGATCTCATCAAAGAATCGTGCCCAGCTCTACCGCCTGCGGAAGTGGCAGCGCCGTATCCGTGTCTCAAACGCAACCGAGAGAAACCTTGCATTTGCACTCTCAGAGCTGGACCGGATGGCTTCAGCACTTGGTCTGCCGCGAAACGTCCGTGAGACCGCAGCAGTCGTCTACCGTGATGCAGTCGACAAGAACCTCATCCGTGGCCGGTCCATTGAAGGAGTGGCAGCAGCTGCACTCTACGCAGCATGCCGCCAGTGCAATGTCCCGCGTACCCTTGATGAGATTGCAGAAGTGTCCCGTGTCTCCCGTAAGGAGATCGGCAGGACCTACCGGTTCATCTCCCGTGAACTCGGGTTAAAACTGCTTCCCACCTCACCGATTGACTATGTCCCGCGGTTCTGCTCCGGCCTGAACCTGAAAGGAGAGGTCCAGTCGCGTGCGGTTGAAATTCTCCGGCAGGCAGGCGAGCGTGAACTGACCAGCGGACGGGGCCCGACCGGTGTCGCCGCAGCAGCCATTTACATCTCCTCCATCCTGGGCGGCGAACGACGGACCCAGCGTGAGGTGGCAGAGGTGGCGGGCGTCACTGAGGTGACTATCCGGAACCGCTACAAGGAACTTGCAGAGAAGCTCGATATCGAGATCATCCTGTAA